From a single Brassica napus cultivar Da-Ae chromosome C9, Da-Ae, whole genome shotgun sequence genomic region:
- the LOC106450959 gene encoding tetraspanin-10, producing the protein MGMGTSTFVIRWVNLLTMLLAGAVIIFGVWMSTHNDGCRRSLTFPVLALGGFIFLISIIGFLGACKRSVALLWIYLVVLLIVLVAILVFTVLAFIVTNNGSGHTNPGLRYKEYKLNDYSSWFLKQLNNTDNWKRLKSCLVKSEQCRKLSKKYKTIKQLKSAELTPIEAGCCRPPSECGYPAVNGSYYDLSFHSISSNKDCKLYKNLRTVKCYNCDSCKAGVAQYMKTEWRLVAMFNVVLFLVLSMVYFVGCCARRNAASYRSKA; encoded by the exons CTATTGGCTGGGGCAGTGATAATATTTGGGGTGTGGATGAGTACACACAATGATGGATGCAGAAGGTCTCTTACCTTTCCTGTCTTAGCCCTCGGTGGTTTCATCTTCTTGAT ATCCATAATCGGGTTTCTTGGCGCGTGCAAGAGAAGTGTGGCGCTTCTTTGGATT TATCTTGTTGTGCTCCTGATCGTCTTGGTAGCGATTCTTGTCTTTACAGTCTTAGC GTTCATTGTAACAAACAATGGGTCTGGACATACCAATCCTGGTTTAAG GTACAAGGAGTATAAGCTGAATGATTACAGCTCTTGGTTTCTAAAACAg CTTAACAACACCGATAACTGGAAAAGACTCAAGAGCTGTCTTGTTAAATCCGAGCAATGCAGGAAGCTTTCAAAGAAATACAAG ACCATCAAACAGTTGAAGTCTGCAGAGTTAACCCCAATAGAAGCTGGATGCTGTCGACCACCATCTGA GTGTGGTTATCCTGCGGTGAATGGCTCTTACTATGACCTGAGCTTTCATTCAATAAGTTCTAACAAAGATTGTAAGCTTTACAAGAATTTGAGGACAGTCAAGTGCTACAACTGTGATTCTTGCAA AGCTGGAGTAGCTCAGTACATGAAAACCGAGTGGAGACTTGTTGCGATGTTCAACGTGGTTCTGTTCCTTGTCTTG TCAATGGTGTACTTTGTGGGGTGCTGCGCGAGAAGGAATGCTGCTAGTTACCGGTCCAAAGCTTAG